The Microbacterium sulfonylureivorans region CAGCGGCGCGAGCGCGGCGCGCTTGTGGGGGAGTGCACCGCCGTGCAGTCGGGCGATCGCCTCATCCACGAGCTCTGCGCGCTCTGCCGCCATCAGCCTCGCCGCTCGGGTGTGGGCGTCGTCGGCCACCCGGCACAGGTCGACCAGTGTTCGCACCGGCGTCGTCACCCGCACGCCGCCCACGACCTCGAGGTCGGCGTCTGCCACGGCGAGGTCGCGATAGACGAGGTGGCGGACCGGAACCCGATGCAGCCGTCGTGGCACCGCTCGCTGCACGGTGTGGAGAGCAGGCGGATCGGGGAGCGCGCCGTGCACCCAGGCCGCCGTGAGATGGGTGGCGGCGAGGGTGTCGCCGAGCAGACCGGTCAGCGATCCGGCGCGCAGCGCGCGCGTCTCGACGGCATCCGCGGGGATGTACGCCTCACCGAGCTCCACCACATCGCCGTCGAGTCGCGCTGCAGAGAGCTCCGCGAGTGACAGCCGGTCATCGACGAAGTACAGGAACGGAGACGCCATAGGGGGAGTGTGCCGCACGGTCACAGGGCGGCGGACGCCTCATCCGCCGCCCTGTGGACAACCCGCGCGACCAGCCTCTTGCCGCGGAGGGCGGGTCAGCCGCCCAGCGCCTTGAGCCAGGACTTGCGCGCCTCGAGGGCGTCGCTGGCGTTCGCGATCGCCTTCTTGTCACCCGACTTCTTCGCCGCCGCGAGTTCGTCCTCGAGCTTCTCGATCGCATCCGTCAGCTGACGCGTCATGTCGTTCGCGCGCGCCTTGGTCTCGGGGTTGTTGCGCTTCCAGTCGGAGTCCTCGCGCGTGCGGAGGGCCTGCTCGATCTTGCGCAGGTCGTCGTCGAGGGCACGCTCGGCGTCGCGGGGGAAGATGCGGCCGATCTCGTCCCAGCGCCGCTGGATGCCGGTCAGGAGCGACCGTGCCTTGGCGATCTCCCGCTCGTCCGCGACCGCCTTCGCCTCGTCGAGGAGGGCCCGCTTCTGCTCGATCTTCTCTCGCGATGCCTCGGCGTCAGCGGTCTCACGCTCGATCCGCGCGGAGTAGAGCGCATCGCCCGCGGCCTTGAACCGCGCCCAGAGTGCGTCGTCGACCTTCTTGCCCGCGCGGCCCGCCATCTTCCACTCATCGAGGAGGTCGCGGTACGCGGGGATGCCGTCCTCGCCCTTGGGCGCGAGGGCCTCTGCCTTCTCGACCAGCTTCGTCTTGCGCTCGCGGACGCCCTTGTGGGCCTCGTCGAGCTCGGCGTAGAACTCGCGGCGGTGCTTGTCGACCGTCGAACGCGCGTCGCGGAACCTCTTCCACAGCTGCTGCGCGGCGGCCTTCGGGAGACGCGGTCCGTTCTGCTGCTGCGACTGCCACTGCTCGAAGAGCTCGTTCAGCTCGGTGGTGGCCTGCTTCCACTGCACGGAGCGCGGGTCGCGCGCCGCGAGAGCCTCGGCCTTCTCGACGAGTGCGGTGCGGTCGCGGACGGCCTCGTCGACGGCCTCTCGCGCCGCGGCGGCCTCGGTGGCGGATGCTGCAGCCAGCGTCTGCGTGAGCGCGGCCACGCGGGCCTCGAGACTCGCGAGGTCGCCGACGGCGGCCGCGCCCTCGAGCTTCGCCGAGACGGTGCGTGCGGCGCCCCGCAGATCGGATGCGGAAGCCCCGGCCCGACGGTGACGGACTTCGAGGAGCGTGACCTCGCTCGCCAGATCGGCGTACTTGCGCTCGAAGTACGCGAGGGCCTCCTCGGGCGAGCCGTCGGGATACTGGCCGACGACGCGCCATCCGGACGCCTCTCGCACCGAGACGGTGCCGTCTTCCTCGACGCGGCCCCACGGCTCGGTCGGCGACGCGTCGCGCGGGGCAGCGGTGGCGCCGGGACGCGGGCGGGGTGCGGGGCGCGGTGCTGCGACCGGCGACGGTGCCGGCGCCTGTGAACCTTCGGGCTCAGCGGCTTCGGGCTCAGCGACCTCGGGCTCGGCAGCCTCGGGCTCGGCAACCTCGGGCTCAGCAGTCTCGGGCTCAGCAGTCTCGGGCTCAGCAGCCTCGAGCGCAGCAGTCTCAGGCCCGGCGGCTTCGGCGACGGGCTCGGCAGCTTCAGCCTGGCGCTCGGTTGCGTCGGCGACGGGCTCTTCATCCGCCTCGACAGCTTCGACGACCGCCTCGGGCTCCGGCTCGACCGCTGGCGCGACGACGTCGTCCGCAGCAGGATCGGCGGCCGGGGACTCCGAAGCGGACTCGGACGCCTCGGTCACGGCCTCGGTGGTTTCGGTGTCGGGCTCGACGGATTCGCTGTCGGGACCGGTGGATTCGGGAGTGGACTCTGCTGCGGCAGTCACGGGATGCACCTCATCGCGGCTCACGCCGCCTGTGGGGGATGGACGGCTCCCAAGCCTAGTACGGCGGAGCGGTCCGCTCAGATGCCGAAGATGACGGCGCTCAGGGCGTGGGGGTCGGCGTCGCGCTCGTGGTGGGAGTCGGCGTCGTCGAGGTCGTGGGCGTGGGCGTCGATGTCACCGTCGGGGTCGGCACCGGCGCACCGGGACCGGTGACGAAGTACGCGGTCTGCGCGGCCAGCACGCCGACGACGAGCAGGCCACCGGCGATCCCCGCGATGAGGTTGTCCCGGGTGCGTCGCTTCGCCTGCCCGCGGTGGAACTCCTGACGCGCCTGATAGACCCGAGCTCGCTCTCGCGACTCGCGTGCTCCGCGATCCTTGCCACCGTTCGCCACGGATCCTCCTCCGCTCCGGGTCGCTGCCCGGGCCGGGTTGATCCTACGGGCCGTGATCACCGGCGGCAAAACGCGTCGCGCCGGGCGTCGGGCACGCGGACTAGCCTGGAACGGTGACCAGTCCGACCGCGCTCTTCCAGGGGCAGACGCCCCTCGCCGTGCGGATGCGACCCACCTCGCTCGACGAGGTCGCCGGTCAGGGCCACCTGCTGCGGCCGGGCTCACCACTGGTCACGCTCGCCAATCCGGAGGCCGCGGCCCGCGCGGCGACCTCGGTGATCCTGTGGGGGCCGCCGGGCACCGGCAAGACCACGCTCGCCCAGGCGATCGCGCGCTCGTCCGGCCGCCGCTTCGTCGAGCTCTCCGCCGTCACCGCCGGCGTGAAGGACGTACGTGAGGTCATGCAGGAGGCGCTCACCCAGCGCGACCTCTACGGGCAGTCGACG contains the following coding sequences:
- a CDS encoding DUF349 domain-containing protein produces the protein MREASGWRVVGQYPDGSPEEALAYFERKYADLASEVTLLEVRHRRAGASASDLRGAARTVSAKLEGAAAVGDLASLEARVAALTQTLAAASATEAAAAREAVDEAVRDRTALVEKAEALAARDPRSVQWKQATTELNELFEQWQSQQQNGPRLPKAAAQQLWKRFRDARSTVDKHRREFYAELDEAHKGVRERKTKLVEKAEALAPKGEDGIPAYRDLLDEWKMAGRAGKKVDDALWARFKAAGDALYSARIERETADAEASREKIEQKRALLDEAKAVADEREIAKARSLLTGIQRRWDEIGRIFPRDAERALDDDLRKIEQALRTREDSDWKRNNPETKARANDMTRQLTDAIEKLEDELAAAKKSGDKKAIANASDALEARKSWLKALGG
- a CDS encoding dioxygenase — translated: MANGGKDRGARESRERARVYQARQEFHRGQAKRRTRDNLIAGIAGGLLVVGVLAAQTAYFVTGPGAPVPTPTVTSTPTPTTSTTPTPTTSATPTPTP
- a CDS encoding type IV toxin-antitoxin system AbiEi family antitoxin, with protein sequence MASPFLYFVDDRLSLAELSAARLDGDVVELGEAYIPADAVETRALRAGSLTGLLGDTLAATHLTAAWVHGALPDPPALHTVQRAVPRRLHRVPVRHLVYRDLAVADADLEVVGGVRVTTPVRTLVDLCRVADDAHTRAARLMAAERAELVDEAIARLHGGALPHKRAALAPLRRLAAAEAATTTT